The Lycium ferocissimum isolate CSIRO_LF1 chromosome 10, AGI_CSIRO_Lferr_CH_V1, whole genome shotgun sequence genome window below encodes:
- the LOC132034768 gene encoding uncharacterized protein LOC132034768, translating to MTENANQTNEGNTSKQVVNNTTADISNPYYLHPSDSPGMQLVNSVFDGKGYAGWSRAIIIALSAKNKLGMIDGNLTEPDPSSAQHQSWCRCNDMVISWILNSLSKDITQSVLYSRTAREIWKDLATRFGQCNGAKLYRLQKELNDVVQGSNDIAGYFTKVKKIWDELDALNTFDHCSCNCICGGKTKTIKSHQDGRLIQFLMGLNDAYSGVKSNILMMDPLPSIGHAYSLLMQDEKQREVHVAAHTSEAAFLVTNHQKFNNNSQKSLMTNTTSSSFLKLSSLLNH from the coding sequence ATGACTGAGAATGCAAATCAAACAAATGAAGGTAACACTTCAAAGCAGGTTGTGAATAACACAACTGCTGATATTTCAAACCCCTATTACCTTCACCCATCTGATTCACCAGGTATGCAATTGGTGAATTCAGTTTTTGATGGTAAGGGGTATGCAGGTTGGAGTAGGGCCATCATCATAGCTTTATCAGCCAAGAATAAACTTGGAATGATAGATGGTAACCTTACTGAACCTGATCCATCATCTGCACAACATCAATCTTGGTGTAGGTGCAATGATATGGTCATATCATGGATCCTTAACTCACTTTCAAAGGACATTACTCAATCTGTGCTTTACTCTAGAACTGCAAGAGAAATATGGAAAGATTTAGCAACTAGGTTTGGACAGTGTAATGGAGCTAAATTGTACCGGTTACAAAAAGAACTTAATGATGTTGTTCAAGGTTCTAATGACATAGCTGGTTATTTCACTAAAGTAAAGAAAATATGGGATGAATTAGATGCTCTAAACACTTTTGATCACTGTTCCTGTAACTGCATTTGTGGAGGAAAGACCAAAACTATTAAGTCGCATCAAGATGGTAGATTAATACAGTTTCTAATGGGTCTTAATGATGCATATTCAGGGGTTAAAAGTAACATTCTCATGATGGATCCACTTCCCTCAATTGGACATGCCTATTCTCTGCTCATGCAAGATGAGAAGCAGAGAGAGGTGCATGTTGCAGCTCATACATCTGAGGCTGCTTTCTTGGTCACAAATCATCAAAAGTTCAACAACAACAGCCAAAAATCACTAATGACAAACACaacctcttcttcttttctaaagctttcttctcttctaaacCATTAA